In Pseudomonas sp. HR96, the DNA window GCCGATACCGCTGCGCACCGGCTGGCCAATTTCACCGGCGCCATGCTTCAGCATCACCAGCACAAAAGCACTCAGTACATGGCGCAATGGATCGAGGCCAAGAACGCCGGTAAGTAGAAGGACATTGGCAAAAAAACTGTCAGATTTGTCACTATCGAACTTATCTTGATTGAGGTACGGTATTTCAGCAGTCGGATCCAAAGAATGATTCCAGCACATTCGTTAACCGGCCTGCGCCTTGGCCAGACCGCACCGAGGGTTGCGTCATGCTGCTAATACAAGAGAGTTCCGTTTACGATTCGCGCTTGATGGTGCAGTTGGCCAAGATGTCCCGAACCACGCGACCGGCGCTACGCAAGGTGTGCGACTTCATCCTGCGCCACCCGCTCAGCTCGGCGACCCTGACGATCGATATCCTCGCCATGCGCGCCGAGTCCTCTACGGCCGCGGTCAACCGCCTGGCCAACGCCATGGGCATGAATGGCTATACCGGTCTGCACAACGCTCTGGTGGACAACCTGCTACGCCTGGTCGCCCCGGACGAACAAGTGCACGGCGAAGTCAACCGCCGGCGGCGCAGCGGTTTCTCACTTGAACAGCAGATTCGCCTGGCCAAGGGCAACCTCGACGGCGTGCTGCTGGGCAATAGCAGCGAGCGCTTCGACGCGGTGGTCAAGGCCTTGCAGAACGCCAAGCGGACCTACATCGTGGGTTTCGGCGCAAGCTATTACCTGGCCGGACTGGCCGCCGCCAGCCTGATGCCGGTGTGCAGCGGCGTCAGTACGGTCAGCGTGGAAGGCGGTGCGGAAATGGCAGCCTATCGCCTGGCCACCATCGCCAGCGGCGACGTGCTGCTGGCGATTGCCATGCCCCCCTAC includes these proteins:
- a CDS encoding MurR/RpiR family transcriptional regulator, encoding MLLIQESSVYDSRLMVQLAKMSRTTRPALRKVCDFILRHPLSSATLTIDILAMRAESSTAAVNRLANAMGMNGYTGLHNALVDNLLRLVAPDEQVHGEVNRRRRSGFSLEQQIRLAKGNLDGVLLGNSSERFDAVVKALQNAKRTYIVGFGASYYLAGLAAASLMPVCSGVSTVSVEGGAEMAAYRLATIASGDVLLAIAMPPYHDEVVRLAQFAQARGATLLALTDSPASPLSALTDLALYAPQAHAVLTNSKVALLGVIEALVAAICLASQDSENLSMRLATDALNYLQEGPRELTCLPGLADEPAVELQQAGPGLR